The proteins below come from a single Esox lucius isolate fEsoLuc1 chromosome 7, fEsoLuc1.pri, whole genome shotgun sequence genomic window:
- the tcerg1b gene encoding transcription elongation regulator 1 isoform X1 — MADNGDGESTGFNDNRMAQQQTLRFRGPAPPPTPVMRGPPPLLRPPPPPFGMMRGPPPRGPPFGRPPFDPSMPPIPPPGGMPPPLGPPHLQRPPFMPPPMGSMPPPPGMLFPPGMPPVPAAGAPTLPHSEEIWVENKTPEGKAYYYNARTRESAWSKPEGVKVIQQSELNPMMVTPAGTGGSSSSSSAASTASASPSPVSTQAPSPSRTMTASPDSNSTTSTSVSQTIATSAPADLQSSAPAPSSVGVTPMTVVSVTTVASPVTPVQTMSLLPQSLPAAMPHNMSQPHSAATIPGFPPGVMHPFRVPLPGMHIPLPGVAMMQIVGGPYIKTVSPNNNGMLPGMAPPLVPMMHHPQLALAAPALAGLQLPEWSEYKTAEGKTYYYNNRTLESTWDKPLELREKEKEAEKAKERQQALEEEAMEMADEEAKIEPPNELKEKVKEEEMTEEEKAAQKAKPVATNPIPGTPWCIVWTGDERVFYYNPTTRLSMWDRPEELVGRADVDKNIQEPPHKRGLEDATRKLGISREDLEAATEEALEEEPVKAKKRKKEEVKEADSEKEAAMEAELKAARERAIVPLENRMTQFRDMLLERGVSAFSTWEKELHKIVFDPRYLLLNPKERKQVFDQYVKTRAEEERKEKKNKLMQSKEEFRKMMEDAKLTARTTFSEFASKHAKDTRFKAIEKMKDREVIFIEFMTALKKKEKEDSKNRGEKVKHDFFEMLVDHHLDGGQRWSKVKDKLEGDPRYKAVESSNTREELYRQYVDKQAKNMDSDKEKEMERAARIEASLREREREVQKARSEQTKEIDREREQHKREEAIQHFKALMSDMVRSSDASWSDTRRNLRKDHRWESASLLERDEKEKLFNDHVEALTKKKKEHFRQLLDETVMVRDRALHPTDTGAENITLTTTWKEVKKLIKEDPRCIKFSSSDRKKQREFEDYIKDKYITAKADFRTLLKETKFITYRSRKLLQESDQHLKDVEKVLQNDKRYLVLDCVPEERRKLIMFYIEDLDRRGPPPPPTASEPTRRAK; from the exons ATGGCGGACAACGGAGACGGTGAAAGTACTGGGTTTAACGATAACAG GATGGCGCAGCAGCAGACGCTGCGTTTCCGCGGGCCTGCTCCTCCGCCAACCCCAGTGATGCGCGGTCCGCCCCCACTTCTCAGACCCCCGCCTCCCCCCTTTGGGATGATGAGAGGGCCTCCACCACGGGGACCACCGTTTGGGCGTCCACCGTTTGACCCCAGCATGCCTCCAATACCCCCACCAGGAGGCATGCCCCCGCCCCTCGGACCCCCCCACCTACAG AGACCTCCTTTTATGCCCCCTCCAATGGGCAGTATGCCCCCACCCCCAGGGATGCTGTTCCCCCCTGGGATGCCCCCAGTTCCAGCAGCTGGAGCCCCTACTCTGCCTCATAGTGAGGAGATCTGGGTGGAGAACAAGACGCCTGAGGGAAAG GCGTACTACTACAACGCCAGGACCCGAGAGTCAGCCTGGAGCAAACCTGAAGGGGTGAAGGTGATCCAGCAGTCAGAGCTCAACCCCATGATGGTGACCCCCGCTGGGACTGGAGGCTCGTCCAGCAGCAGCTCAGCAGCCTCCACTGCGTCCGCCAGCCCTTCCCCAGTGTCCACGCAGGCCCCGTCCCCGTCTCGCACCATGACTGCCAGTCCAGACTCCAACAGCACCACCAGCACGTCTGTGTCGCAGACCATCGCCA CTTCTGCCCCTGCAGACCTGCAGTCCTCGGCCCCTGCCCCCTCCAGCGTGGGAGTGACCCCGATGACCGTGGTCAGTGTAACCACGGTGGCGTCGCCGGTGACACCGGTCCAGACCATGTCCCTGCTGCCCCAGAGTCTCCCGGCTGCCATGCCCCATAACATGTCCCAGCCGCACTCGGCGGCCACCATCCCCGGGTTCCCTCCAGGCGTCATGCACCCTTTCCGAGTGCCCCTGCCTGGCATGCACATCCCACTGCCCG GTGTAGCAATGATGCAGATTGTAGGCGGTCCCTATATAAAGACAGTCTCCCCCAACAATAACG GTATGCTGCCCGGCATGGCCCCTCCCCTTGTTCCCATGATGCACCACCCTCAGTTGGCTCTGGCGGCCCCCGCCTTGGCCGGCCTCCAGCTCCCGGAGTGGTCAGAGTACAAAACGGCTGAGGGCAAAACCTACTACTACAACAACCGCACACTGGAGTCCACCTGGGACAAGCCCCTGGAGCTACGGGAGAAAG AGAAAGAGGCCGAGAAGGCCAAAGAGAGGCAGCAGGCTTTGGAGGAGGAGGCCATGGAGATGGCAGACGAGGAGGCCAAAATTGAGCCCCCTAATGAGCTTAAGGAG AAGGTGAAGGAGGAGGAAATGACTGAGGAGGAGAAAGCAGCACAGAAGGCCAAGCCAGTGGCCACCAACCCCATCCCGGGAACTCCCTG GTGCATTGTGTGGACTGGTGATGAACGCGTCTTCTACTACAATCCCACCACACGTCTTTCCATGTGGGACCGACCAGAGGAGCTGGTGGGACGGGCGGACGTTGACAAGAACATCCAGGAACCACCTCACAAGAGAGGCTTGGAGGACGCCACCAGGAAGCTgg GAATCAGCAGAGAGGACCTGGAGGCGGCGACGGAGGAAGCTCTGGAGGAGGAGCCTGTGAAGGCCAAGAAAAGGAA GAAGGAGGAAGTGAAAGAGGCGGACTCTGAGAAAGAGGCAGCCATGGAGGCGGAGCTGAAGGCGGCCAGGGAGCGGGCCATCGTGCCCCTGGAGAACCGTATGACACAGTTCAGGGACATGCTGCTGGAGAGAGGG GTCTCTGCCTTCTCTACCTGGGAGAAAGAGCTGCACAAGATTGTGTTCGATCCTCGGTATCTTCTGCTGAACCCCAAAGAGAGAAAGCAG GTGTTTGACCAATATGTGAAGACTCGTGCtgaggaggaaaggaaggagaagaaaaacaaactgatgcAGTCGAAGGAGGAGTTCAGGAAGATGATGGAGGACGCCAAACTCACCGCCAG GACAACGTTCAGTGAGTTTGCCTCCAAGCACGCCAAGGACACACGTTTCAAGGCCATAGAGAAGATGAAGGATCGTGAGGTCATCTTTATCGAGTTCATGACCGCTCTCaagaagaaggagaaggaggactCCAAGAATCGAGGGGAGAAG GTGAAGCACGACTTCTTTGAGATGCTTGTGGACCACCACCTGGACGGGGGTCAGCGCTGGAGCAAGGTGAAGGACAAGCTGGAAGGAGACCCCCGCTATAAGGCTGTGGAGAGCTCCAACACCAGGGAGGAGCTCTATCGGCAGTATGTGGACAAGCAGGCCAAG AACATGGACTCTGACAAGGAGAAGGAGATGGAGCGCGCCGCCAGGATCGAGGCCAGCctgagggagagggagcggGAGGTGCAGAAGGCCCGCTCCGAGCAGACCAAGGAGATCGACCGGGAACGGGAGCAGCACAAGCGGGAGGAGGCCATCCAGCACTTCAAGGCCCTCATGTCAGATATG GTGAGGTCATCGGACGCGTCCTGGTCAGACACGCGCCGTAACCTGCGCAAGGACCACCGCTGGGAGTCGGCCTCTCTGCTGGAGAGAGACGAGAAGGAGAAGCTGTTCAACGACCACGTGGAGGCCCTCACCAAGAAGAAGAAGGAGCACTTCAGACAGCTGCTGGACGAGACAGTCATGGTGAGGGACCGGGCTCTCCATCCCACTGACACGGGGGCAGAAAAC ATCACACTGACCACCACGTGGAAGGAGGTGAAGAAGCTCATCAAGGAGGACCCTCGTTGCATCAAGTTCTCCAGCAGTGACAGA AAAAAGCAGAGGGAGTTTGAAGACTACATCAAAGACAAGTATATCACGGCCAAGGCGGACTTCAGGACGCTTCTGAAAGAAACCAAGTTCATCACCTACAG GTCAAGGAAGTTGCTCCAGGAGTCGGACCAGCACCTGAAGGACGTGGAGAAGGTTCTGCAGAACGACAAGCGCTACCTGGTGCTGGATTGTGTCCCCGAGGAGAGACGGAAGCTCATCATGTTTTACATCGAGGACCTGGACCGCCGGGGACCGCCTCCCCCGCCCACCGCCTCGGAGCCCACGCGCCGGGCCAAGTGA
- the tcerg1b gene encoding transcription elongation regulator 1 isoform X4 — protein sequence MADNGDGESTGFNDNRMAQQQTLRFRGPAPPPTPVMRGPPPLLRPPPPPFGMMRGPPPRGPPFGRPPFDPSMPPIPPPGGMPPPLGPPHLQRPPFMPPPMGSMPPPPGMLFPPGMPPVPAAGAPTLPHSEEIWVENKTPEGKAYYYNARTRESAWSKPEGVKVIQQSELNPMMVTPAGTGGSSSSSSAASTASASPSPVSTQAPSPSRTMTASPDSNSTTSTSVSQTIATSAPADLQSSAPAPSSVGVTPMTVVSVTTVASPVTPVQTMSLLPQSLPAAMPHNMSQPHSAATIPGFPPGVMHPFRVPLPGMHIPLPGVAMMQIVGGPYIKTVSPNNNGMLPGMAPPLVPMMHHPQLALAAPALAGLQLPEWSEYKTAEGKTYYYNNRTLESTWDKPLELREKEKEAEKAKERQQALEEEAMEMADEEAKIEPPNELKEKVKEEEMTEEEKAAQKAKPVATNPIPGTPWCIVWTGDERVFYYNPTTRLSMWDRPEELVGRADVDKNIQEPPHKRGLEDATRKLGISREDLEAATEEALEEEPVKAKKRKKEEVKEADSEKEAAMEAELKAARERAIVPLENRMTQFRDMLLERGVSAFSTWEKELHKIVFDPRYLLLNPKERKQVFDQYVKTRAEEERKEKKNKLMQSKEEFRKMMEDAKLTARTTFSEFASKHAKDTRFKAIEKMKDREVIFIEFMTALKKKEKEDSKNRGEKVKHDFFEMLVDHHLDGGQRWSKVKDKLEGDPRYKAVESSNTREELYRQYVDKQAKNMDSDKEKEMERAARIEASLREREREVQKARSEQTKEIDREREQHKREEAIQHFKALMSDMVRSSDASWSDTRRNLRKDHRWESASLLERDEKEKLFNDHVEALTKKKKEHFRQLLDETVMITLTTTWKEVKKLIKEDPRCIKFSSSDRKKQREFEDYIKDKYITAKADFRTLLKETKFITYRSRKLLQESDQHLKDVEKVLQNDKRYLVLDCVPEERRKLIMFYIEDLDRRGPPPPPTASEPTRRAK from the exons ATGGCGGACAACGGAGACGGTGAAAGTACTGGGTTTAACGATAACAG GATGGCGCAGCAGCAGACGCTGCGTTTCCGCGGGCCTGCTCCTCCGCCAACCCCAGTGATGCGCGGTCCGCCCCCACTTCTCAGACCCCCGCCTCCCCCCTTTGGGATGATGAGAGGGCCTCCACCACGGGGACCACCGTTTGGGCGTCCACCGTTTGACCCCAGCATGCCTCCAATACCCCCACCAGGAGGCATGCCCCCGCCCCTCGGACCCCCCCACCTACAG AGACCTCCTTTTATGCCCCCTCCAATGGGCAGTATGCCCCCACCCCCAGGGATGCTGTTCCCCCCTGGGATGCCCCCAGTTCCAGCAGCTGGAGCCCCTACTCTGCCTCATAGTGAGGAGATCTGGGTGGAGAACAAGACGCCTGAGGGAAAG GCGTACTACTACAACGCCAGGACCCGAGAGTCAGCCTGGAGCAAACCTGAAGGGGTGAAGGTGATCCAGCAGTCAGAGCTCAACCCCATGATGGTGACCCCCGCTGGGACTGGAGGCTCGTCCAGCAGCAGCTCAGCAGCCTCCACTGCGTCCGCCAGCCCTTCCCCAGTGTCCACGCAGGCCCCGTCCCCGTCTCGCACCATGACTGCCAGTCCAGACTCCAACAGCACCACCAGCACGTCTGTGTCGCAGACCATCGCCA CTTCTGCCCCTGCAGACCTGCAGTCCTCGGCCCCTGCCCCCTCCAGCGTGGGAGTGACCCCGATGACCGTGGTCAGTGTAACCACGGTGGCGTCGCCGGTGACACCGGTCCAGACCATGTCCCTGCTGCCCCAGAGTCTCCCGGCTGCCATGCCCCATAACATGTCCCAGCCGCACTCGGCGGCCACCATCCCCGGGTTCCCTCCAGGCGTCATGCACCCTTTCCGAGTGCCCCTGCCTGGCATGCACATCCCACTGCCCG GTGTAGCAATGATGCAGATTGTAGGCGGTCCCTATATAAAGACAGTCTCCCCCAACAATAACG GTATGCTGCCCGGCATGGCCCCTCCCCTTGTTCCCATGATGCACCACCCTCAGTTGGCTCTGGCGGCCCCCGCCTTGGCCGGCCTCCAGCTCCCGGAGTGGTCAGAGTACAAAACGGCTGAGGGCAAAACCTACTACTACAACAACCGCACACTGGAGTCCACCTGGGACAAGCCCCTGGAGCTACGGGAGAAAG AGAAAGAGGCCGAGAAGGCCAAAGAGAGGCAGCAGGCTTTGGAGGAGGAGGCCATGGAGATGGCAGACGAGGAGGCCAAAATTGAGCCCCCTAATGAGCTTAAGGAG AAGGTGAAGGAGGAGGAAATGACTGAGGAGGAGAAAGCAGCACAGAAGGCCAAGCCAGTGGCCACCAACCCCATCCCGGGAACTCCCTG GTGCATTGTGTGGACTGGTGATGAACGCGTCTTCTACTACAATCCCACCACACGTCTTTCCATGTGGGACCGACCAGAGGAGCTGGTGGGACGGGCGGACGTTGACAAGAACATCCAGGAACCACCTCACAAGAGAGGCTTGGAGGACGCCACCAGGAAGCTgg GAATCAGCAGAGAGGACCTGGAGGCGGCGACGGAGGAAGCTCTGGAGGAGGAGCCTGTGAAGGCCAAGAAAAGGAA GAAGGAGGAAGTGAAAGAGGCGGACTCTGAGAAAGAGGCAGCCATGGAGGCGGAGCTGAAGGCGGCCAGGGAGCGGGCCATCGTGCCCCTGGAGAACCGTATGACACAGTTCAGGGACATGCTGCTGGAGAGAGGG GTCTCTGCCTTCTCTACCTGGGAGAAAGAGCTGCACAAGATTGTGTTCGATCCTCGGTATCTTCTGCTGAACCCCAAAGAGAGAAAGCAG GTGTTTGACCAATATGTGAAGACTCGTGCtgaggaggaaaggaaggagaagaaaaacaaactgatgcAGTCGAAGGAGGAGTTCAGGAAGATGATGGAGGACGCCAAACTCACCGCCAG GACAACGTTCAGTGAGTTTGCCTCCAAGCACGCCAAGGACACACGTTTCAAGGCCATAGAGAAGATGAAGGATCGTGAGGTCATCTTTATCGAGTTCATGACCGCTCTCaagaagaaggagaaggaggactCCAAGAATCGAGGGGAGAAG GTGAAGCACGACTTCTTTGAGATGCTTGTGGACCACCACCTGGACGGGGGTCAGCGCTGGAGCAAGGTGAAGGACAAGCTGGAAGGAGACCCCCGCTATAAGGCTGTGGAGAGCTCCAACACCAGGGAGGAGCTCTATCGGCAGTATGTGGACAAGCAGGCCAAG AACATGGACTCTGACAAGGAGAAGGAGATGGAGCGCGCCGCCAGGATCGAGGCCAGCctgagggagagggagcggGAGGTGCAGAAGGCCCGCTCCGAGCAGACCAAGGAGATCGACCGGGAACGGGAGCAGCACAAGCGGGAGGAGGCCATCCAGCACTTCAAGGCCCTCATGTCAGATATG GTGAGGTCATCGGACGCGTCCTGGTCAGACACGCGCCGTAACCTGCGCAAGGACCACCGCTGGGAGTCGGCCTCTCTGCTGGAGAGAGACGAGAAGGAGAAGCTGTTCAACGACCACGTGGAGGCCCTCACCAAGAAGAAGAAGGAGCACTTCAGACAGCTGCTGGACGAGACAGTCATG ATCACACTGACCACCACGTGGAAGGAGGTGAAGAAGCTCATCAAGGAGGACCCTCGTTGCATCAAGTTCTCCAGCAGTGACAGA AAAAAGCAGAGGGAGTTTGAAGACTACATCAAAGACAAGTATATCACGGCCAAGGCGGACTTCAGGACGCTTCTGAAAGAAACCAAGTTCATCACCTACAG GTCAAGGAAGTTGCTCCAGGAGTCGGACCAGCACCTGAAGGACGTGGAGAAGGTTCTGCAGAACGACAAGCGCTACCTGGTGCTGGATTGTGTCCCCGAGGAGAGACGGAAGCTCATCATGTTTTACATCGAGGACCTGGACCGCCGGGGACCGCCTCCCCCGCCCACCGCCTCGGAGCCCACGCGCCGGGCCAAGTGA
- the tcerg1b gene encoding transcription elongation regulator 1 isoform X2 — protein sequence MADNGDGESTGFNDNRMAQQQTLRFRGPAPPPTPVMRGPPPLLRPPPPPFGMMRGPPPRGPPFGRPPFDPSMPPIPPPGGMPPPLGPPHLQRPPFMPPPMGSMPPPPGMLFPPGMPPVPAAGAPTLPHSEEIWVENKTPEGKAYYYNARTRESAWSKPEGVKVIQQSELNPMMVTPAGTGGSSSSSSAASTASASPSPVSTQAPSPSRTMTASPDSNSTTSTSVSQTIATSAPADLQSSAPAPSSVGVTPMTVVSVTTVASPVTPVQTMSLLPQSLPAAMPHNMSQPHSAATIPGFPPGVMHPFRVPLPGMHIPLPGVAMMQIVGGPYIKTVSPNNNGMLPGMAPPLVPMMHHPQLALAAPALAGLQLPEWSEYKTAEGKTYYYNNRTLESTWDKPLELREKEKEAEKAKERQQALEEEAMEMADEEAKIEPPNELKEVKEEEMTEEEKAAQKAKPVATNPIPGTPWCIVWTGDERVFYYNPTTRLSMWDRPEELVGRADVDKNIQEPPHKRGLEDATRKLGISREDLEAATEEALEEEPVKAKKRKKEEVKEADSEKEAAMEAELKAARERAIVPLENRMTQFRDMLLERGVSAFSTWEKELHKIVFDPRYLLLNPKERKQVFDQYVKTRAEEERKEKKNKLMQSKEEFRKMMEDAKLTARTTFSEFASKHAKDTRFKAIEKMKDREVIFIEFMTALKKKEKEDSKNRGEKVKHDFFEMLVDHHLDGGQRWSKVKDKLEGDPRYKAVESSNTREELYRQYVDKQAKNMDSDKEKEMERAARIEASLREREREVQKARSEQTKEIDREREQHKREEAIQHFKALMSDMVRSSDASWSDTRRNLRKDHRWESASLLERDEKEKLFNDHVEALTKKKKEHFRQLLDETVMVRDRALHPTDTGAENITLTTTWKEVKKLIKEDPRCIKFSSSDRKKQREFEDYIKDKYITAKADFRTLLKETKFITYRSRKLLQESDQHLKDVEKVLQNDKRYLVLDCVPEERRKLIMFYIEDLDRRGPPPPPTASEPTRRAK from the exons ATGGCGGACAACGGAGACGGTGAAAGTACTGGGTTTAACGATAACAG GATGGCGCAGCAGCAGACGCTGCGTTTCCGCGGGCCTGCTCCTCCGCCAACCCCAGTGATGCGCGGTCCGCCCCCACTTCTCAGACCCCCGCCTCCCCCCTTTGGGATGATGAGAGGGCCTCCACCACGGGGACCACCGTTTGGGCGTCCACCGTTTGACCCCAGCATGCCTCCAATACCCCCACCAGGAGGCATGCCCCCGCCCCTCGGACCCCCCCACCTACAG AGACCTCCTTTTATGCCCCCTCCAATGGGCAGTATGCCCCCACCCCCAGGGATGCTGTTCCCCCCTGGGATGCCCCCAGTTCCAGCAGCTGGAGCCCCTACTCTGCCTCATAGTGAGGAGATCTGGGTGGAGAACAAGACGCCTGAGGGAAAG GCGTACTACTACAACGCCAGGACCCGAGAGTCAGCCTGGAGCAAACCTGAAGGGGTGAAGGTGATCCAGCAGTCAGAGCTCAACCCCATGATGGTGACCCCCGCTGGGACTGGAGGCTCGTCCAGCAGCAGCTCAGCAGCCTCCACTGCGTCCGCCAGCCCTTCCCCAGTGTCCACGCAGGCCCCGTCCCCGTCTCGCACCATGACTGCCAGTCCAGACTCCAACAGCACCACCAGCACGTCTGTGTCGCAGACCATCGCCA CTTCTGCCCCTGCAGACCTGCAGTCCTCGGCCCCTGCCCCCTCCAGCGTGGGAGTGACCCCGATGACCGTGGTCAGTGTAACCACGGTGGCGTCGCCGGTGACACCGGTCCAGACCATGTCCCTGCTGCCCCAGAGTCTCCCGGCTGCCATGCCCCATAACATGTCCCAGCCGCACTCGGCGGCCACCATCCCCGGGTTCCCTCCAGGCGTCATGCACCCTTTCCGAGTGCCCCTGCCTGGCATGCACATCCCACTGCCCG GTGTAGCAATGATGCAGATTGTAGGCGGTCCCTATATAAAGACAGTCTCCCCCAACAATAACG GTATGCTGCCCGGCATGGCCCCTCCCCTTGTTCCCATGATGCACCACCCTCAGTTGGCTCTGGCGGCCCCCGCCTTGGCCGGCCTCCAGCTCCCGGAGTGGTCAGAGTACAAAACGGCTGAGGGCAAAACCTACTACTACAACAACCGCACACTGGAGTCCACCTGGGACAAGCCCCTGGAGCTACGGGAGAAAG AGAAAGAGGCCGAGAAGGCCAAAGAGAGGCAGCAGGCTTTGGAGGAGGAGGCCATGGAGATGGCAGACGAGGAGGCCAAAATTGAGCCCCCTAATGAGCTTAAGGAG GTGAAGGAGGAGGAAATGACTGAGGAGGAGAAAGCAGCACAGAAGGCCAAGCCAGTGGCCACCAACCCCATCCCGGGAACTCCCTG GTGCATTGTGTGGACTGGTGATGAACGCGTCTTCTACTACAATCCCACCACACGTCTTTCCATGTGGGACCGACCAGAGGAGCTGGTGGGACGGGCGGACGTTGACAAGAACATCCAGGAACCACCTCACAAGAGAGGCTTGGAGGACGCCACCAGGAAGCTgg GAATCAGCAGAGAGGACCTGGAGGCGGCGACGGAGGAAGCTCTGGAGGAGGAGCCTGTGAAGGCCAAGAAAAGGAA GAAGGAGGAAGTGAAAGAGGCGGACTCTGAGAAAGAGGCAGCCATGGAGGCGGAGCTGAAGGCGGCCAGGGAGCGGGCCATCGTGCCCCTGGAGAACCGTATGACACAGTTCAGGGACATGCTGCTGGAGAGAGGG GTCTCTGCCTTCTCTACCTGGGAGAAAGAGCTGCACAAGATTGTGTTCGATCCTCGGTATCTTCTGCTGAACCCCAAAGAGAGAAAGCAG GTGTTTGACCAATATGTGAAGACTCGTGCtgaggaggaaaggaaggagaagaaaaacaaactgatgcAGTCGAAGGAGGAGTTCAGGAAGATGATGGAGGACGCCAAACTCACCGCCAG GACAACGTTCAGTGAGTTTGCCTCCAAGCACGCCAAGGACACACGTTTCAAGGCCATAGAGAAGATGAAGGATCGTGAGGTCATCTTTATCGAGTTCATGACCGCTCTCaagaagaaggagaaggaggactCCAAGAATCGAGGGGAGAAG GTGAAGCACGACTTCTTTGAGATGCTTGTGGACCACCACCTGGACGGGGGTCAGCGCTGGAGCAAGGTGAAGGACAAGCTGGAAGGAGACCCCCGCTATAAGGCTGTGGAGAGCTCCAACACCAGGGAGGAGCTCTATCGGCAGTATGTGGACAAGCAGGCCAAG AACATGGACTCTGACAAGGAGAAGGAGATGGAGCGCGCCGCCAGGATCGAGGCCAGCctgagggagagggagcggGAGGTGCAGAAGGCCCGCTCCGAGCAGACCAAGGAGATCGACCGGGAACGGGAGCAGCACAAGCGGGAGGAGGCCATCCAGCACTTCAAGGCCCTCATGTCAGATATG GTGAGGTCATCGGACGCGTCCTGGTCAGACACGCGCCGTAACCTGCGCAAGGACCACCGCTGGGAGTCGGCCTCTCTGCTGGAGAGAGACGAGAAGGAGAAGCTGTTCAACGACCACGTGGAGGCCCTCACCAAGAAGAAGAAGGAGCACTTCAGACAGCTGCTGGACGAGACAGTCATGGTGAGGGACCGGGCTCTCCATCCCACTGACACGGGGGCAGAAAAC ATCACACTGACCACCACGTGGAAGGAGGTGAAGAAGCTCATCAAGGAGGACCCTCGTTGCATCAAGTTCTCCAGCAGTGACAGA AAAAAGCAGAGGGAGTTTGAAGACTACATCAAAGACAAGTATATCACGGCCAAGGCGGACTTCAGGACGCTTCTGAAAGAAACCAAGTTCATCACCTACAG GTCAAGGAAGTTGCTCCAGGAGTCGGACCAGCACCTGAAGGACGTGGAGAAGGTTCTGCAGAACGACAAGCGCTACCTGGTGCTGGATTGTGTCCCCGAGGAGAGACGGAAGCTCATCATGTTTTACATCGAGGACCTGGACCGCCGGGGACCGCCTCCCCCGCCCACCGCCTCGGAGCCCACGCGCCGGGCCAAGTGA